In Cryptococcus depauperatus CBS 7841 chromosome 4, complete sequence, a single window of DNA contains:
- a CDS encoding nucleolar GTP-binding protein 2, with the protein MGKGKNHDRKASSGFGKVKSKSGSNSSEFNMKKVKGENFYRDAKAAAKVKMLNGGKAVRDRDGKIVQAAAFQKGEKETEPGRVKPDRRWFGNTRVISQNALDHFRTALQQLKSDPYSVLLKRNKLPMGLLQDETSDTSKRPHIVEVEPFGNTFGPKAQRRRPRLDIGSIEELGEAANAVVSSNTDNTDLSEVYHPTTSTAREPIYAKGTSRRIWGELYKVLDSSDVVIHVLDARDPLGTQCKPVIEYLRKEKAHKHLVFVLNKVDLVPNWVTARWVKHLSLTAPTVAFHASINNSFGKGALIQLLRQFSVLHSGKKQISVGLIGYPNTGKSSIINTLKKKKVCTVAPIPGETKVWQYITLMRRIYLIDCPGIVPISAKDSDTDTVLKGVVRVENLATPAEHIPTLLERVRPEYLERTYGLDHAENGWHGEEGAARVLTAIAKKSGKLLKGGEPDQEAAAKMMLNDWIRGKIPNFVPPPDKSEEISSIEPITVVEGVNDAPLEAVTVEEGRRIEE; encoded by the exons ATGGGTAAAGGGAAGAACCACGACCGGAAGGCCAGTTCTGGCTTTGGAAAAGTTAAGAGCAAGTCAGGCAGTAATAGTAGCGAGTTTAACAtgaaaaaagtcaagg GCGAGAACTTTTACAGAGATGCAAAGGCTGCTGCAAAGGTCAAGATGCTTAACGGTGGAAAGGCTGTTCGAGACAGGGATGGCAAGATTGTCCAAGCCGCCGCATTCCAAAAGggtgaaaaggaaacagaACCAGGAAGGGTCAAGCCTGACAGACGATGGTTTG GCAATACCAGAGTCATCTCCCAGAATGCGTTGGACCATTTCAGAACAGCTTTGCAGCAGCTCAAGTCTGACCCGTATTCTGTCTTGCTTAAACGAAATAAACTTCCAATGGGCTTATTGCAGGATGAGACAAGCGACACAAGCAAG CGTCCACACATTGTGGAAGTCGAACCATTTGGCAACACTTTCGGACCCAAAGCGCAAAGAAGACGACCAAGGCTTGATATTGGTTCTATCGAAGAACTCGGCGAAGCCGCTAATGCAGTCGTTTCATCAA ATACTGACAATACCGATCTCTCCGAAGTCTACCATCCTACAACTTCCACTGCTCGAGAACCTATTTATGCCAAAGGCACATCGAGACGTATCTGGGGCGAATTGTACAAAGTGTTGGACTCTTCAGATGTAGTTATTCACGTCCTTGATGCTCGAGATCCTCTGGGCACACAGTGTAAACCTGTTATCGAGTATTTGcgaaaagagaaggctcACAAACATCtcgtcttcgtcctcaACAAGGTTGATCTTGTCCCAAACTGGGTGACT GCTCGATGGGTCAAACACCTTTCCCTTACCGCACCTACTGTCGCTTTCCACGCTTCTATTAACAATTCTTTCGGAAAGGGTGCCCTTATTCAGCTTCTTCGACAATTCTCGGTATTACATTCTGGCAAGAAGCAAATCTCTGTTGGGCTCATCGGATATCCTAACACCGGCAAATCTTccatcatcaacaccttgaaaaagaaaaaagtctGTACTGTCGCTCCCATCCCTGGGGAGACCAAAGTTTGGCAATACATCACGCTTATGCGACGCATCTACCTTATTGACTGTCCTGGCATTGTTCCCATCTCCGCCAAAGATTCTGACACCGATACAGTTCTTAAGGGTGTCGTACGTGTCGAAAACTTGGCTACACCTGCAGAACATATTCCCACTCTTCTTGAACGAGTACGGCCTGAATATCTCGAAAGAACATATGGCCTGGATCATGCTGAAAACGGATGGCACGGCGAAGAGGGAGCTGCGCGTGTTTTGACAGCTATTGCTAAAAAAAGTGGCAAACTTTTGAAAGGTGGAGAGCCAGATCAAGAAGCAGCTGCAAAaatgatgttgaatgattggATTCGTGGTAAAATTCCAAACTTTGTTCCACCTCCAGACAAAAGCGAGGAAATTTCATCTATAGAGCCTATCACCGTTGTGGAAGGAGTGAATGATGCACCTTTGGAGGCAGTCACTGTGGAAGAGGGCAGGAGAATAGAGGAGTAA